A single region of the Podospora pseudopauciseta strain CBS 411.78 chromosome 1, whole genome shotgun sequence genome encodes:
- a CDS encoding hypothetical protein (COG:T; EggNog:ENOG503NYR2) — translation MEVDPGPGVDEGVSFAQGCPRSLVQTANPRARQHINLDEPRHLFSLCRLPQSLTSVQLPSCGRWISMIIEFRTASRGRSVCMHAVHDTMDDGSLGEEAPASRPGQLFDHHHHHHNPQHHQQLFEYQQQHHTQHHHSHDPYDPYEHHFHPGADLDRDLDPRPGGQIPPLASHAAASNLQAFAASSSPDDSLDPDDFYRSYQGAQQPRNESPQTVDLMAQASSSSRQTPSTRSNGNGTASRPSGLPTNRNALRPSQRAVSNPVDDRSSKAANSFPTSVKEMKKKFDQTATQPGAAARRPLPRSSSSTNGRATGTGSNSSTYGSSRGTSSVRGTSVTRGTQRPTEDQQSFASRISRPRTATSSHPQPSKQNNHASPRIPAVPKGPEPGLSRQPGLLFGEILPERNDSATVGFGIENARPRRTSESSIHHSRLQMRSLSDADIEPPSPTDWYRGAAPNDQQASDHPSVNTSIPKNHNRAQSDFAASKLGMRRQFPNESAVASPISPTSPTSPTSRLPIMVKKISNQSDSPASTRSNSPSLKYAAASGRTSRQHVPSSRSRTPTTSATVSTPQIKTPTARKGPPSSITTTGSRLNAHVAVTPPKLSPSLRSSRPRQSVATATTAASRMRAVERERGSSPQRQPLRPTPKAEGSGTRRRKLSVGPIDFAQRRETIKLAYSKSIRDSQAKEARQAAADKRKRELEVVAKIKLEAEAATMAAVANANAAAAAAAIRPARSTDNLRFVEIGIEKETPSSHLQPPVGDSPAPPVPATPAPPAPLEPLRLEIPGSFPNVGSSHLEPEEEPMSACSASTATTEFEIDDQPEPERPENTAAIDEALGMTMLGLTQVTFVPESFQHETSSPPAEQAVVPVLPKKASYQSPFDEDEEVDDDSVSIKISLDTSTEPQMSPQLTPTRTDFQPEPTSTAAPSQDEDDEYVPRPYTFTSDNYETTVTILGPENDFRPLHHNPPRVAMPAADLPRQDERQTASNVTIEAPETSHLEDVVRFEEPRIVLDKLDRLEDFYVGPRLSDNVASLRDSTCTSSDSGTPFDTQPPLAEYEKTPNTLHSLTVPSLLAPGNRLSQNSAWTDFSFGSDDHNAGLQSTHSQQSLGYESQKSGLEEFRSHSPDKSPLDRSGAATPPMLAERQRSSYQLSAHEKGTDRVTEEEECQTEERDEDVPQPQEEHVAARPQRQPPPPPSFEFVDDDRETSVYGQETRPTSFLHPQQESRPQSEVLSPDSGSQVTFETLDRSNISVNDSETLTESVVERPSLSAEAQEEQKRLRQRQLVIRELIDTEDAFIRDMSVVEEIYKGTAEACPNLDSKTIKLIFRNTDEIIAFHAAFVAEFKEGASTVYTPKARRSPILTPSAAPSIKDSDSATLNSVTSSAKPELDDEKDRLTSIGPVFSKSIEQLKAVHEVYLRSSDQSSKRLVQIQEDEGVMLWLNECNEVAKELTSAWNLDSLLVKPMQRITKYPDIITHLLKYTPADHPDREPLVAARSAVIDAIDEINKSKKNYELVGQIVSNRKRKDSDVRGIARAFGKRVDKLQATSPKTAEDEDYKKLQQQFGDDYLRLQVVLRDVEYYTRNVSTYVHEFLQYLSSMELVMRLQPSRDYAHIESKWVQFNVSMRDIEKIALERHLSDVRKHVIEPFEQVIKCYGNPGLAMKKRAKRRLDYEKFAQLKANGKKVDKQLTELVEQYEALNETLKKELPKLSAMTARIGNICLGKFISIQTAWYKMWQDKVKAPLQDASHVPEVSEIVSGFQREFALQEERAMLLAILNPTLRPRFSHSTTDGGDSSSLLSRTKSRPSDLQPTRSRGLSINSEHAPTLPTPDFVRRNSGQFSLSPASSALPSPAHYYRDYYSGINGSHARVSSNSPITSDPNSRSAVGLSMRPGTGRSFDSNSLPRQSTESTVITSAMAGGGPSRRGSNSTYNSSAYPGPGNNTGDTRRLSGLFHSALPPDDAEEFYPPQVMSRASSTQRSRDDSGYRVLWLAASLFEFHIETSKMEAGYPYLTYQAGEIFDVIAEKGELWLARNQDDPRGTVGWIWSKHFAKLADS, via the exons ATGGAGGTGGATCCCGGAcctggtgttgatgaaggTGTTTCGTTCGCCCAGGGCTGTCCCCGGTCGCTTGTGCAGACAGCCAATCCTCGCGCTCGCCAGCacatcaacctcgacgagCCCCGacatcttttctctctctgccGCCTCCCCCAGTCACTTACCAGTGTCCAGTTGCCCAGTTGTGGACGATGGATCTCGATGATCATTGAATTCCGCACAGCCAGTCGCGGACGGAGCGTTTGCATGCACGCCGTCCACGAC ACCATGGACGATGGCAGtcttggagaggaggcgCCTGCTTCGCGCCCCGGCCAGCTCTTcgaccatcaccatcaccaccataatccccag catcaccagcagcTTTTCGAataccaacaacagcaccacacccagcaccaccactcccacgaCCCCTACGACCCTTATGAACACCACTTCCACCCCGGCGCCGATCTCGACCGAGACCTAGACCCCCGACCCGGCGGCCAAATACCCCCCCTCGCCTCGCATGCCGCAGCCTCGAACCTCCAGGCGTTTGCTGCCAGTTCCTCTCCGGACGACTCGCTAGATCCCGACGACTTTTACCGTAGCTACCAAGGTGCGCAGCAGCCCAGGAATGAGTCCCCGCAAACCGTAGATCTCATGGCCCAGGCCTCGTCCAGTTCTCGACAGACGCCCTCTACGCGCTCCAACGGCAACGGAACGGCATCAAGGCCATCGGGGCTCCCCACGAACCGCAATGCTCTTCGACCGAGTCAGCGTGCCGTGTCGAACCCCGTCGACGACCGTTCGTCCAAAGCAGCCAACAGTTTTCCCACGAGTGTGAAAGAGATGAAAAAGAAGTTTGACCAGACCGCCACACAGCCCGGGGCAGCGGCTCGAAGGCCACTGCCCAGGTcatccagcagcaccaatgGAAGGGCCACTGGCACGGGGAGCAATTCGTCAACATATGGTTCCAGCAGAGGGACATCTAGTGTTCGGGGAACATCTGTCACTCGGGGAACACAACGACCGACCGAAGATCAGCAGTCATTTGCGAGCAGGATCAGTCGACCTCGTACGGCAACGTCGTCACATCCACAGCCATCCAAGCAAAACAACCATGCCTCACCGAGGATTCCTGCAGTGCCCAAAGGACCGGAACCAGGCCTCTCCCGCCAGCCCGGCCTCTTGTTTGGCGAGATACTGCCTGAACGCAACGACTCGGCCACAGTCGGCTTTGGGATCGAAAATGCCCGGCCACGGAGGACGTCCGAGTCTAGTATTCATCATTCAAGGTTACAGATGCGCAGTTTATCAGATGCAGACATCGAGCCTCCGTCACCCACCGACTGGTACCGCGGCGCCGCGCCAAACGACCAGCAGGCCTCCGATCATCCAAGCGTCAACACGAGTATCCCCAAAAACCATAACCGAGCTCAGAGCGACTTTGCTGCATCCAAGTTGGGAATGAGGCGTCAGTTTCCCAATGAATCCGCTGTGGCTTCACCGATATCACCGACCTCGccgacctccccaacctcccgtCTCCCTAtcatggtgaagaagatcaGTAACCAGAGTGACAGTCCCGCCTCAACTCGTTCGAACTCCCCTTCGCTCAAGTACGCAGCTGCCAGCGGGAGAACATCTCGGCAGCATGTACCATCCAGCCGGTCGAGGACGCCGACGACCAGTGCAACGGTTTCAACACCTCAGAtcaaaacaccaacagcTCGCAAGGGCCCACCCTCGAGCATAACCACGACAGGCAGCCGGCTGAATGCCCATGTTGCTGTCACTCCTCCGAAATTGTCACCTAGTCTTCGTAGCTCGCGGCCACGGCAGTCTGTGGCGACggccaccacagcagcatcCAGAATGCGAGCCGTAGAACGGGAACGAGGTTCGTCACCCCAGAGACAACCTTTGAGACCCACTCCAAAAGCAGAAGGATCTGGCACACGGAGGCGCAAACTCTCTGTCGGGCCCATTGACTTTGCACAGCGCCGTGAGACTATCAAACTTGCCTACAGCAAGTCCATCAGAGACAGCCAGGCCAAGGAAGCGAGacaggctgctgctgacaagaggaaaagggagctggaggtggtggccaAGATCAAATTGGAAGCAGAAGCGGCCACTATGGCTGCCGTCGCCAATGCCaatgccgccgctgccgctgccgccatAAGGCCAGCCCGATCGACTGACAACTTGAGGTTTGTGGAGATTGGTATCGAGAAAGAGACACCATCGTCGCATTTGCAACCGCCGGTTGGAGACTCCCCAGCGCCACCAGTGCCTGCAACACCAGCTCCACCGGCCCCGTTGGAACCCCTGAGGTTGGAAATACCAGGCAGCTTCCCCAATGTTGGGTCATCTCATCTGGAACCAGAGGAAGAACCCATGTCTGCTTGCTCAGCTAGCACTGCAACGACCGAGTTCGAAATTGATGACCAGCCTGAGCCAGAAAGGCCAGAAAACACAGCTGCCATAGATGAAGCTTTGGGCATGACAATGCTTGGCCTCACGCAAGTCACCTTTGTGCCAGAAAGCTTTCAACATGAAACCTCTAGCCCGCCGGCCGAGCAGGCCGTGGTTCCAGTATTACCCAAGAAGGCGTCTTATCAATCTCCatttgatgaggatgaggaggtcgaTGACGACAGTGTATCCATAAAAATTTCGCTTGACACGTCCACGGAGCCCCAGATGTCTCCCCAGCTAACACCAACCCGCACTGACTTTCAGCCGGAGCCTACCTCCACTGCCGCACCGAGCCAggacgaagacgatgagTACGTGCCCCGACCATACACATTTACCTCGGACAATTACGAAACAACAGTCACGATTCTCGGCCCAGAAAATGATTTCCGGCCGTTGCACCACAACCCGCCTCGTGTTGCCATGCCGGCAGCAGATCTGCCACGACAGGATGAACGACAGACGGCCAGCAATGTGACGATTGAGGCACCGGAAACTTCGCAtttggaggatgtggtgcGGTTTGAGGAGCCCAGAATTGTGCTGGACAAGCTGGATCGGCTGGAAGACTTTTATGTCGGACCGCGTTTGAGTGACAATGTGGCATCGTTGCGTGATTCAACATGTACATCGTCAGATTCTGGAACTCCTTTTGACACGCAGCCACCACTGGCAGAGTACGAAAAGACACCAAACACATTGCACAGTTTGACTGTCCCCTCGCTGCTGGCACCTGGGAATCGTCTCAGTCAGAATTCTGCCTGGACCGACTTTTCCTTTGGAAGCGACGACCATAATGCCGGCCTGCAAAGCACGCATTCTCAGCAGTCTCTTGGATACGAAAGCCAAAAATCTGGTTTGGAAGAGTTTCGATCTCACAGCCCGGACAAGTCACCGCTGGATAGGTCCGGTGCTGCTACTCCGCCCATGTTGGCCGAACGGCAGCGTAGCAGTTACCAACTCTCTGCCCATGAAAAGGGAACGGACCGTGTcactgaagaagaagagtgcCAAACAGAAGAGCGCGACGAGGATGTGCCGCAGCCGCAGGAAGAACATGTGGCTGCGCGTCCACAGCGGCagccaccgcctcctccgtcctTTGAGTTTGTGGACGATGATCGAGAGACGTCTGTGTACGGGCAAGAAACTAGGCCAACAAGCTTCCTGCATCCTCAGCAAGAGTCGCGGCCACAGTCCGAAGTTCTATCACCCGATTCTGGATCGCAAGTCACTTTTGAAACACTCGATCGGTCCAATATTTCGGTTAATGACAGCGAGACGCTCACCGAGTCTGTTGTTGAGAGGCCATCACTATCGGCTGAAGCGCAGGAAGAGCAAAAGAGGCTGCGCCAGCGTCAATTGGTTATACGGGAACTGATTGATACCGAGGATGCGTTTATCAGAGACATGAGCGTGGTTGAGGAAATCTACAAGGGGACTGCTGAAGCCTGTCCCAACCTGGACAGCAAGACGATCAAGTTGATCTTTAGGAACACGGATGAAATCATTGCTTTTCATGCCGCGTTCGTTGCCGAGTTCAAGGAAGGAGCATCTACGGTGTACACTCCCAAGGCCCGACGGTCACCTATTCTCACCCCTTCGGCTGCCCCGTCGATCAAGGACTCCGATTCAGCTACCTTGAACTCTGTTACTTCTTCTGCAAAACCTGAGCTGGACGATGAGAAGGACCGCCTCACGTCTATTGGGCCGGTGTTCTCAAAGAGCATCGAACAGTTAAAGGCTGTGCACGAGGTGTATTTGCGATCCAGTGACCAGTCGTCCAAACGCCTCGTCCAGATTCAGGAAGACGAGGGTGTCATGCTCTGGCTCAATGAGTGTAATGAGGTCGCCAAGGAGCTGACTTCTGCCTGGAATTTGGACTCGCTGTTGGTGAAGCCCATGCAGCGCATCACAAAATACCCAGACATTATCACACATCTGCTCAAATATACGCCGGCAGATCATCCGGACAGGGAACCATTGGTTGCTGCGCGGTCGGCCGTCATCGACGCCATTGACGAGATcaacaagtccaagaagaatTATGAGCTGGTTGGACAAATCGTCAGCAATAGGAAGCGCAAGGATTCGGATGTCCGCGGCATTGCCAGGGCTTTTGGAAAACGGGTCGACAAACTCCAGGCGACCAGTCCGAAAACGGCAGAGGACGAGGATTACAAGAAGCTGCAGCAGCAGTTTGGTGATGATTACCTCCGTCTCCAGGTGGTTCTGAGAGATGTTGAGTATTACACGAGGAACGTGTCGACCTATGTGCACGAATTCCTTCAGTATCTCTCGTCCATGGAGCTGGTGATGCGACTGCAGCCGTCTAGAGACTATGCTCACATCGAAAGTAAATGGGTTCAGTTCAATGTCTCGATGAGAGACATTGAGAAGATTGCGTTGGAGCGACAT CTTTCTGATGTCCGCAAACACGTCATTGAACCCTTTGAGCAGGTCATCAAGTGCTACGGCAACCCTGGTCTGGCCATGAAGAAAAGAGCCAAACGCCGCCTGGACTATGAGAAGTTTGCCCAGCTCAAGGCCAACGGGAAGAAGGTGGACAAGCAGTTGACAGAGCTCGTGGAGCAGTATGAGGCTCTGAATGAGACGCTGAAAAAGGAGCTGCCCAAGCTTTCTGCCATGACTGCCAGGATTGGCAATATCTGTCTTGGCAAGTTCATCAGCATCCAAACAGCCTGGTATAAGATGTGGCAGGACAAAGTCAAAGCACCTCTCCAAGATGCGAGCCATGTTCCTGAAGTGTCGGAGATTGTGTCGGGCTTCCAGCGAGAGTTTGCGCTGCAAGAAGAGAGGGCCATGTTGCTCGCCATCTTGAATCCTACGCTGAGACCTAGGTTTTCTCACTCGACAACCGACGGCGGCGATAGCTCTTCGCTGCTTTCGAGAACAAAGTCTCGGCCGAGTGACCTCCAGCCAACTCGTTCCAGGGGATTGTCCATCAACAGTGAACACGCCCCTACACTGCCAACTCCGGACTTTGTGAGACGTAACAGTGGCCAGTTCAGTCTCTCGCCAGCAAGTAGTGCGCTCCCCAGCCCAGCTCATTACTACCGAGACTATTACTCCGGTATCAATGGCAGCCATGCCCGGGTGAGCTCCAACTCACCGATCACTTCTGACCCCAACTCAAGGTCAGCTGTCGGCCTATCAATGCGTCCAGGCACGGGACGTAGCTTTGACTCGAACAGTCTTCCAAGGCAGAGCACAGAGTCGACTGTTATTACCTCGGCCATggcaggaggagggccaAGCAGGCGGGGTTCAAACTCGACCTACAACAGCTCGGCTTACCCTGGACCGGGTAATAATACCGGGGACACACGGCGGTTGTCGGGTTTGTTCCACTCCGCGCTGCCACCGGACGACGCAGAGGAGTTTTACCCCCCACAGGTGATGTCACGGGCATCTAGCACGCAGCGGAGCAGGGACGACAGCGGGTATAGAGTGCTCTGGCTGGCGGCTTCGCTGTTTGAGTTTCACATTGAGACGTCGAAGATGGAGGCAGGGTACCCTTATTTGACGTACCAGGCTGGCGAA ATCTTTGATGTCATTGCCGAAAAAGGTGAACTCTGGCTTGCGAGGAATCAAGACGACCCCCGGGGGACGGTGGGATGGATCTGGTCGAAGCATTTTGCCAAGTTGGCAGATTCTTGA
- the EST2 gene encoding Telomerase reverse transcriptase (EggNog:ENOG503NVFF; COG:B; COG:L), which translates to MTTILASRPAKGKRSRDNSGELTRNGSADHPAKHQRTGHEPRDAVVKHALLSQYYSETRTLRQYALSKLPTSSRIRRKKIATVGLSGSSVQKSSTEEETILGELLDTTLVAWRHDATARKNSYRWEKWIAFSQKGKGDESYVTLSDGLRRSMYSQSDIIDFVIWLLFSQQEAGVRLKHLLCDGFRRSVNENAHPKEAAAPSKPIPGLFAVERNQQVETLREKPWPQLLMLLGKEGERIMIDLLVDCAIFRAVKAGKGNMQQLCGIPISELSPLEAKPIDKENPVRPSEISFVRSRMLYARAALNARGAVHFGLRHIHVLNRFPYKAPTPTEEDTNHGNVVHILVYMFPRQFGLHNPFTSVVDRQKTTQKFQDYTLREEEIAEKFSKLDTHGKPIRHVPKRLRGQVQHLVERLQILHGRCAYAEMMKHYCPVPGLTESRKKASTSMERSLVSSSRPAGKASWGKKKTRQNAAPDWNLKYSSLTELATPTSSVSAFCQAILAKVIPNEFWGHGDAQEHNKACLLKKVHEFIHLRRFESMCLHEVMQGMKLQDIDWLAPPGLANQKCSQSDMQKRTEIFYEFLYYLFDSLLIPLIRGNFYVTDSSVDKYCLFFYRHDVWRYVAEPAMAALKTRMFEEVRLEDALRILGSRKLGLAHLRLVPKETNMRPLMNLSRRTLRPGGKAGLSYSINNNLGPVNSVLKLERTRNAERLGSSLFSVSDIYPRIKAFKTSLGQGNHKLYFAKVDVAAAYDTIPQDAMIKLLRQIPKQAFYKIKKHAEVSPLEMVLGKGSTAKAASRWPSVAQSNKDPLPFSQFIETTLAPTKKDTIFVDRSNAQKTHNTRDLMSLSTSHIKDNLIRIGKKHYRQKSGIPQGSVISSALCNYFYADLERTHLSFLFSDDNTNDSLLLRLIDDFLLITTSLPKATQFITTMHSGVPAYGVTVNPSKSLVNFPVTINGTTLSTLQSKNNNRPAQFPYTGLFINTKTLEISKDNTALTGNPESIFNSLTVEHTRCPGRNFSRKVLASFKLQSGIHLFDTSLNSRPKVLANAFAAFGVCARKMWAYGRCMGKKRQPGGRVVKDTIRSLIDVAFLLLTSKSRKERWPGYECMVTKGEVAWLVMVAFRQVLVRKQTGYREVVVWLQEETVNLSKGKKGVGVAGLIKIVRGVGI; encoded by the exons ATGACAACTATTCTTGCGTCAAGACCGGCCAAAGGGAAGAGGAGTCGAGACAATAGCGGCGAACTAACTCGCAACGGCTCTGCTGATCACCCTGCAAAACACCAGAGGACCGGGCATGAACCACGCGATGCCGTTGTCAAGCATGCGCTGTTGAGTCAGTACTATTCTGAGACACGAACATTACGACAGTACGCACTGTCGAAACTGCCAACCTCTTCACGCATCCGGCGCAAGAAAATCGCAACAGTAGGGCTTTCTGGCTCTTCTGTCCAGAAGTCTTCAACTGAAGAGGAGACTATCTTGGGAGAGCTGCTGGACACAACACTTGTTGCCTGGCGCCATGATGCCACCGCGAGAAAGAACAGCTACCGCTGGGAGAAGTGGATTGCCTTCTCGCAGAAGGGAAAAGGAGATGAATCCTATGTGACCTTGTCAGATGGACTGAGGAGGTCCATGTACTCGCAATCCGAT ATTATAGACTTTGTTATCTGGCTTCTTTTCTCCCAGCAGGAGGCTGGTGTCCGGTTGAAGCATTTGTTATGCGACGGCTTTCGGAGAAGTGTAAATGAGAATGCTCATCCGAAGGAGGCAGCCGCCCCAAGCAAGCCAATCCCTGGGCTCTTTGCAGTAGAACGCAATCAGCAAGTAGAAACCCTCAGGGAAAAGCCATGGCCACAGCTTCTCATGCTCTTGGGCAAAGAAGGGGAGCGCATCATGATCGACCTGCTTGTCGACTGTGCCATTTTCCGGGCTGTAAAAGCAGGCAAAGGCAACATGCAACAGCTTTGTGGGATTCCCATTTCAGAATTGAGCCCTTTGGAGGCAAAGCCCATCGACAAAGAAAATCCCGTGCGCCCCTCCGAGATCTCTTTTGTCAGAAGCCGTATGCTCTATGCCAGAGCTGCTCTCAATGCTCGTGGCGCTGTTCACTTTGGCTTACGTCACATTC ATGTGTTGAACAGGTTTCCATATAAggcacccacccccaccgaAGAGGATACTAACCACGGGAATGTGGTGCATATCTTGGTGTACATGTTTCCCCGTCAATTTGGACTGCATAACCCATTTACGTCGGTTGTGGACCGCCAGAAGACAACTCAGAAGTTCCAGGACTACACCCTTCGTGAAGAGGAGATAGCCGAGAAGTTTTCCAAGTTGGATACGCACGGAAAGCCTATCAGGCACGTTCCCAAGAGACTCAGAGGACAGGTCCAACATCTTGTTGAGCGACTTCAGATATTGCACGGCCGTTGCGCATATGCCGAAATGATGAAGCACTATTGCCCA GTACCTGGCTTGACAGAAAGCCGTAAGAAGGCTTCCACTTCCATGGAAAGGTCATTAGTTTCATCATCAAGGCCAGCTGGTAAAGCTTCTtggggcaagaagaagactcGGCAGAATGCAGCCCCGGATTGGAACTTGAAGTACAGCTCTCTCACGGAGTTGGCAACTCCAACATCGTCTGTCTCGGCCTTTTGCCAGGCTATATTAGCCAAGGTGATCCCCAATGAGTTCTGGGGCCATGGCGACGCACAAGAGCACAACAAGGCCTGCCTTCTCAAAAAGGTCCACGAGTTCATTCATCTGCGGCGGTTTGAGAGCATGTGTCTGCATGAGGTCATGCAGGGAATGAAG CTCCAAGATATCGACTGGCTCGCACCTCCTGGACTAGCCAACCAAAAATGCTCGCAGTCAGATATGCAGAAACGAACCGAAATCTTTTACGAGTTTCTCTACTACCTGTTTGATTCATTATTGATACCCTTGATTCGAGGCAATTTCTATGTCACTGATTCCAGTGTTGACAAGTATTGTCTGTTTTTCTATCGGCATGACGTCTGGCGGTATGTTGCCGAGCCTGCCATGGCCGCGCTCAAGACCAGGATGTTTGAGGAGGTCAGGTTGGAAGATGCTTTACGGATCTTGGGGTCTCGCAAACTTGGACTTGCCCACCTTCGGCTGGTTCCCAAGGAAACCAACATGAGACCTCTCATGAATTTGTCACGTCGGACTCTGCGGCCAGGGGGGAAAGCTGGGTTGAGCTACAGTATCAATAATAATTTGGGGCCGGTGAATTCTGTGCTCAAGCTTGAGAGG ACACGAAATGCCGAGCGTCTCGGATCTTCCCTCTTCTCAGTGAGCGACATCTACCCCCGCATCAAGGCATTCAAAACCTCCCTTGGCCAAGGAAACCACAAGCTCTACTTTGCCAAAGTTGACGTCGCGGCCGCCTACGATACCATCCCCCAAGACGCCATGATCAAACTACTCCGCCAGATCCCCAAGCAAGCCTTTTACAAAATCAAGAAGCACGCCGAAGTCAGCCCCCTCGAAATGGTCCTTGGCAAAGGCAGCACTGCCAAAGCCGCCAGCCGCTGGCCCTCGGTAGCCCAATCAAACAAagaccccctccccttctcccaatTCATCGAGACCACTCTCGCCCCGACCAAAAAAGACACCATCTTCGTCGACCGCTCCAACGCCCAGAAAACCCACAACACCCGGGACCTGATGTCTCTATCCACGTCCCACATCAAAGACAACCTCATCCGCATAGGCAAGAAACACTACCGCCAAAAATCCGGCATCCCTCAAGGCTCGGTgatctcctccgccctctgcAACTACTTCTACGCCGACCTCGAGcgcacccacctctcctttTTGTTCTCCGATGACAACACCAACGACAGCCTGCTCCTCCGGCTGATAGAcgacttcctcctcatcaccacctccctccccaaagcAACCCAGTTCATCACAACAATGCACTCTGGCGTCCCCGCCTACGGCGTAACCGTCAACCCTTCAAAGTCCCTCGTTAATTTCCCTGTCACCATCAACGGCACCACTCTCTCAACCTTACAatccaaaaacaacaacagaccAGCTCAATTCCCCTACACGGGTCTattcatcaacaccaaaacTCTCGAAATCTCCAAAGACAACACCGCTCTTACAGGTAACCCTGAAAGCA TCTTCAACTCTTTAACAGTAGAACACACCCGCTGCCCAGGCCGCAACTTTTCCCGCAAGGTCCTCGCCTCGTTCAAGCTCCAGTCGGGCATCCACCTTTTTGATACCAGCCTCAACTCGAGGCCCAAGGTGCTGGCCAACGCGTTTGCCGCCTTTGGGGTCTGCGCCAGGAAGATGTGGGCTTATGGGAGGTGTATGGGGAAGAAACGACAGCCCGGTGGGAGGGTTGTTAAAG ATACTATCAGGTCATTGATTGATGTTGCGTTTCTGCTGCTGACGAGCAAAAGCAGAAAGGAGAGGTGGCCGGGGTATGAGTGTATGGTTacaaagggggaggtggcgtggttggtgatggtggcttTTAGACAGGTTCTTGTTAGGAAGCAGACGGGATACAGAGAGGTTGTGGTTTGGCTGCAGGAGGAGACGGTCAACTTGtcgaaggggaagaagggggttggtgttgcggGTTTAATCAAGATTGTTAGGGGAGTTGGGATCTGA